From Demequina lutea, a single genomic window includes:
- the rplB gene encoding 50S ribosomal protein L2 — protein MAIRKYKPTTPGRRGSSVADFVEVTRSTPEKSLVRPLTKKGGRNNTGRITTRHQGGGHKRAYRVIDFRRHDKDGIPAKVAHIEYDPNRTARIALLHYADGEKRYIIAPDKLSQGDVVEAGPNADIKAGNALPLRNIPTGTVIHAIELRPGGGARIARSAGAKVQLVAKDGPYAQLRMPSGEIRNVDVRCRATVGEVGNAEQSNINWGKAGRMRWKGKRPTVRGVVMNPVDHPHGGGEGKTSGGRHPVSPWGKPEGRTRRANKESDKLIVRRRRSGKNKR, from the coding sequence ATGGCTATTCGCAAGTACAAGCCGACGACCCCGGGCCGTCGTGGCTCGTCTGTCGCCGACTTCGTCGAGGTAACCCGTTCGACGCCTGAGAAGTCGCTCGTTCGCCCCCTGACCAAGAAGGGTGGACGCAACAACACCGGTCGCATCACCACTCGTCACCAGGGTGGCGGACACAAGCGTGCCTACCGCGTGATCGACTTCCGTCGTCACGACAAGGACGGCATCCCCGCGAAGGTCGCTCACATCGAGTACGACCCCAACCGGACCGCTCGCATCGCGCTTCTGCACTATGCAGACGGCGAGAAGCGGTACATCATCGCCCCCGACAAGCTGTCGCAGGGTGACGTGGTGGAGGCCGGTCCCAACGCCGACATCAAGGCCGGCAACGCTCTTCCTTTGCGCAACATCCCGACCGGTACGGTCATTCACGCGATCGAGCTTCGCCCTGGTGGCGGCGCCCGGATTGCGCGTTCGGCAGGTGCAAAGGTTCAACTGGTTGCTAAGGATGGCCCCTACGCCCAGTTGCGTATGCCTTCCGGTGAAATCCGCAACGTCGACGTGCGCTGCCGCGCAACGGTCGGCGAGGTGGGTAACGCCGAGCAGTCCAACATCAACTGGGGTAAGGCCGGCCGCATGCGCTGGAAGGGCAAGCGCCCGACCGTCCGTGGTGTCGTCATGAACCCCGTGGACCACCCGCACGGTGGTGGCGAGGGCAAGACGTCCGGTGGACGTCACCCCGTCAGCCCGTGGGGCAAGCCTGAGGGTCGTACCCGTAGGGCCAACAAGGAAAGCGACAAGCTCATTGTTCGTCGCCGTCGTTCCGGCAAGAACAAGCGCTAA
- the rpsS gene encoding 30S ribosomal protein S19, giving the protein MPRSLKKGPFVDGHLQKKVDVQNVAGTKTVIKTWSRRSVITPDFLGHTFAVHDGRKHVPVFVTEAMVGHKLGEFAPTRTFRSHVKDDRKGRR; this is encoded by the coding sequence ATGCCTCGCAGTTTGAAGAAGGGCCCCTTTGTGGATGGCCACCTCCAGAAGAAGGTGGACGTTCAGAACGTCGCGGGTACCAAGACCGTTATCAAGACCTGGTCGCGCCGGAGTGTTATCACGCCGGACTTCCTTGGTCACACGTTTGCCGTGCACGACGGCCGCAAGCACGTCCCGGTGTTCGTCACCGAGGCGATGGTTGGGCACAAGCTCGGCGAATTCGCGCCTACGCGCACGTTCCGTAGCCACGTCAAGGACGACCGCAAGGGCCGCCGCTAA
- the rplV gene encoding 50S ribosomal protein L22, with product MEAKAQTRYLRVTAQKARRVVNLVRGQNAVEAIASLKFQPQAVATDVRKLVASAVANARVQADKAGERFDERELVITSIMVDEGPTMKRIRPRAQGRANQILKRTSHITVTVGTRVKEGAK from the coding sequence ATGGAAGCCAAGGCGCAGACGCGGTATCTCCGCGTGACCGCCCAGAAGGCCCGCCGCGTGGTGAACCTCGTGCGCGGTCAGAACGCGGTCGAGGCAATTGCCTCGCTCAAGTTCCAGCCTCAGGCAGTGGCCACCGACGTGCGCAAGCTCGTCGCATCGGCCGTTGCCAACGCGCGGGTTCAGGCCGACAAGGCCGGCGAACGCTTTGATGAGCGCGAGCTCGTCATCACGTCGATCATGGTTGACGAAGGCCCCACGATGAAGCGGATCCGTCCGCGTGCGCAGGGCCGCGCCAATCAGATCCTCAAGCGCACGAGCCACATCACTGTGACCGTGGGCACTCGAGTCAAGGAAGGGGCCAAGTAA
- the rpsC gene encoding 30S ribosomal protein S3 produces MGQKVHPHGYRLGITTDHRSHWFADSTKVGERYRDYVGEDVKIREMMKKDLERAGVSKVEIERTRERVRVDLHTARPGIVIGRRGAEADKLRSSLEKLTGKQVQLNILEVKNAEIDSQLVAQGIAEQLASRVAFRRAMRKGIQSALRGGAKGIRVQCSGRLGGAEMSRSEFYREGRVPLHTLRANIDYGFFEAKTTFGQIGVKVWIYKGDMTEKEWAAEQAKAPRAPQRGRGDRPDRGADRGGSRGPRRDDAPRAAQPEAAPVAAVEAPAAPVAEAGKEG; encoded by the coding sequence ATGGGTCAGAAGGTTCACCCTCACGGCTACCGCCTGGGCATCACTACCGACCACCGTTCGCACTGGTTCGCAGACTCGACCAAGGTCGGGGAGCGTTACCGCGACTACGTTGGCGAAGATGTCAAGATTCGCGAAATGATGAAGAAGGACCTGGAGCGCGCAGGCGTTTCCAAGGTCGAGATCGAACGCACGCGTGAGCGTGTTCGCGTCGACCTTCACACCGCGCGTCCTGGGATCGTCATTGGTCGTCGTGGCGCCGAGGCTGACAAGCTTCGTTCCTCGCTCGAGAAGTTGACCGGCAAGCAGGTTCAGCTCAACATTCTCGAGGTCAAGAACGCCGAAATCGACTCGCAGCTCGTCGCACAGGGCATCGCGGAGCAGCTCGCTTCGCGTGTTGCCTTCCGCCGCGCGATGCGCAAGGGCATCCAGTCCGCGCTTCGCGGTGGTGCTAAGGGCATCCGCGTGCAGTGCTCGGGCCGCCTTGGTGGCGCCGAGATGTCGCGCTCCGAGTTCTACCGCGAAGGCCGTGTGCCGTTGCACACGCTCCGCGCCAACATCGACTACGGCTTCTTCGAGGCCAAGACGACGTTCGGCCAGATCGGTGTCAAGGTTTGGATCTACAAGGGCGACATGACGGAGAAGGAGTGGGCGGCCGAGCAGGCCAAGGCTCCTCGTGCTCCTCAGCGTGGCCGGGGCGATCGTCCCGACCGCGGCGCCGACCGTGGTGGTTCGCGTGGACCGCGTCGTGACGACGCTCCCCGCGCGGCTCAGCCGGAGGCCGCACCCGTTGCTGCTGTCGAAGCACCCGCGGCCCCCGTGGCCGAGGCAGGGAAGGAAGGCTAG
- the rplP gene encoding 50S ribosomal protein L16, which translates to MLIPRRVKHRKQHHPGRSGASTGGTEISFGDYGIQAVTPAYVTNRQIEAARIAMTRHVKRGGKVWINIYPDRPLTKKPAEVRMGSGKGSPEWWIANVKPGRVLFEIAGVPEELAREAMSRAQHKLPMKTRFIVREGGGNS; encoded by the coding sequence ATGCTCATTCCTCGTCGAGTCAAGCACCGTAAGCAGCACCACCCTGGTCGTTCCGGTGCGTCTACGGGCGGTACCGAGATCTCGTTCGGTGACTACGGGATCCAGGCCGTTACTCCCGCGTACGTGACCAACCGTCAGATCGAGGCAGCTCGTATTGCCATGACGCGTCACGTCAAGCGTGGCGGAAAGGTGTGGATCAACATCTACCCCGACCGCCCGCTCACCAAGAAGCCCGCCGAAGTGCGCATGGGTTCCGGTAAGGGTTCACCCGAGTGGTGGATCGCCAACGTGAAGCCGGGTCGTGTTCTCTTCGAAATCGCGGGTGTCCCCGAGGAGCTCGCACGCGAGGCCATGAGCCGCGCACAGCACAAGCTCCCCATGAAGACTCGCTTCATCGTTCGTGAAGGTGGTGGCAACTCATGA
- the rpsQ gene encoding 30S ribosomal protein S17 — protein sequence MATKKHTTATVDHRAQRKTRRGYVTSDKMDKTITIEVEDRVKHALYGKVLRRSSKIKVHDEENTAGIGDLVLVMETRPLSASKRWRLVEILEKAK from the coding sequence ATGGCGACCAAGAAGCACACGACGGCCACCGTCGACCACCGCGCGCAGCGTAAGACGCGTCGCGGCTACGTCACCAGCGACAAGATGGATAAGACCATCACGATCGAAGTCGAGGACCGCGTCAAGCACGCGCTCTACGGCAAGGTCTTGCGTCGCTCGTCCAAGATCAAGGTCCACGACGAGGAGAACACTGCCGGCATCGGCGACCTCGTCCTCGTGATGGAGACCCGCCCGTTGTCAGCGTCCAAGCGCTGGCGCCTGGTGGAGATCCTCGAGAAGGCCAAGTAA
- the rplN gene encoding 50S ribosomal protein L14 codes for MIQQESRLRVADNTGAKEILCIRVLGGSHRRYAGIGDVIVATVKDAIPGGNVKKGEVVKAVIVRTVKETRRIDGSYIKFDENAAVILKGKDTDPRGTRIFGPVGRELRDRKFMKIVSLAPEVI; via the coding sequence ATGATTCAGCAGGAGTCGCGACTGCGTGTCGCCGATAACACGGGTGCCAAGGAGATTTTGTGCATCCGCGTGCTCGGTGGATCGCACCGTCGCTACGCCGGCATTGGTGACGTCATCGTCGCCACGGTGAAGGATGCCATTCCTGGCGGAAACGTCAAGAAGGGCGAGGTCGTCAAGGCCGTCATCGTCCGCACCGTGAAAGAGACGCGTCGCATCGACGGTTCGTACATCAAGTTCGACGAGAACGCAGCAGTCATCCTGAAGGGCAAGGACACGGACCCCCGCGGTACGCGCATCTTTGGCCCGGTGGGGCGTGAACTGCGCGACAGGAAGTTCATGAAGATCGTGTCGCTCGCACCGGAGGTGATCTAG
- the rplX gene encoding 50S ribosomal protein L24 produces the protein MAKIKKGDLVVVIAGGDRGQQGRVLEVITDSERIVVEGINRVQRHVKPGTRRDNMEGGIVTVEAPLHMSNVMLVDPDTKKGTRVGYRAEQVEQDGRMRTKRVRVAKRSGKDID, from the coding sequence ATGGCGAAGATCAAAAAGGGCGACCTCGTTGTCGTCATCGCTGGCGGAGACCGCGGCCAGCAGGGCCGCGTGCTGGAGGTCATCACCGACTCCGAGCGCATTGTGGTCGAAGGCATCAACCGGGTCCAGCGCCACGTCAAGCCTGGCACGCGTCGCGACAACATGGAGGGTGGCATTGTCACCGTCGAAGCGCCGCTGCACATGTCAAACGTGATGTTGGTTGACCCGGACACCAAGAAGGGCACCCGCGTGGGATACCGCGCGGAGCAGGTCGAGCAAGACGGCCGTATGCGCACCAAGCGCGTGCGTGTTGCCAAGCGCTCGGGTAAGGACATCGACTGA
- the rplE gene encoding 50S ribosomal protein L5: MATETVTMPRLKARYRSEIVATLNTEFGYDNIMQVPGLVKVVVNMGVGEAAKDSKLIEGAIKDLIAITGQKPQVTKARKSIAQFKLREGQNIGAHVTLRGDRMWEFLDRLLSTALPRIRDFRGLSPKQFDGRGNYTFGLTEQSMFHEIDQDRIDRVRGMDITVVTTATTDDEGRSLLKQLGFPFKEK, encoded by the coding sequence ATGGCGACCGAAACCGTCACCATGCCCCGCCTCAAGGCGCGGTACCGTTCCGAGATTGTCGCGACGCTGAACACTGAGTTTGGCTACGACAACATCATGCAGGTTCCCGGCCTCGTTAAGGTCGTCGTGAACATGGGCGTTGGCGAGGCCGCCAAGGACTCGAAGCTCATCGAGGGTGCCATCAAGGACCTCATCGCGATTACCGGCCAGAAGCCGCAGGTCACCAAGGCCAGGAAGTCCATCGCGCAGTTCAAGTTGCGCGAGGGCCAGAACATTGGTGCTCACGTCACGCTTCGCGGTGACCGCATGTGGGAGTTCCTCGACAGGCTTCTGTCGACGGCGTTGCCTCGCATCCGCGACTTCCGTGGCCTCAGCCCCAAGCAGTTTGACGGGCGTGGCAACTACACCTTCGGCCTCACGGAGCAGTCGATGTTCCACGAGATCGACCAGGACAGGATTGACCGAGTGCGCGGTATGGACATCACAGTTGTGACCACCGCCACCACCGACGACGAGGGTCGCTCGCTGCTCAAGCAGCTGGGCTTCCCCTTCAAGGAGAAGTAG
- a CDS encoding type Z 30S ribosomal protein S14, translated as MAKTSLKVKAASKQKFAVRAYTRCQKCGRPHSVYRKFGLCRVCFRDMAHRGELPGITKSSW; from the coding sequence ATGGCGAAGACCTCTCTCAAGGTGAAGGCGGCAAGCAAGCAGAAGTTTGCCGTTCGCGCCTACACCAGGTGCCAGAAGTGCGGACGTCCGCACTCCGTGTACCGCAAGTTCGGCCTGTGCCGCGTGTGCTTCCGCGACATGGCTCACCGCGGTGAGCTCCCGGGCATCACCAAGAGCAGCTGGTAA
- the rpsH gene encoding 30S ribosomal protein S8, protein MTMTDPIADMLTRLRNANTAHHDKVSMPHSKIKANIAKILEEQGYIVGSSVADAAVGKTLTLTLKFGPDRSRALAGIRRISKPGLRVYAKSTNLPKVLGGLGVAILSTSSGLLTDREAEKKGVGGEVVAWVW, encoded by the coding sequence ATGACAATGACTGACCCGATCGCAGACATGCTCACGCGTCTGCGTAACGCCAATACGGCGCACCATGACAAGGTGTCAATGCCGCACTCGAAGATCAAGGCGAACATCGCCAAGATTCTTGAGGAACAGGGCTACATCGTCGGCTCGTCCGTGGCTGACGCCGCGGTGGGCAAGACCTTGACGCTCACCCTAAAGTTTGGTCCGGACCGCTCGCGTGCCCTCGCAGGCATTCGCCGCATCTCGAAGCCCGGACTGCGCGTTTACGCAAAGTCGACCAACCTCCCCAAGGTCCTTGGTGGCCTTGGAGTGGCAATCTTGTCCACCTCCTCCGGGCTGCTGACAGACCGTGAGGCCGAAAAGAAGGGCGTGGGCGGCGAAGTCGTCGCCTGGGTCTGGTAA
- the rplF gene encoding 50S ribosomal protein L6 produces MSRIGKIPVPVPAGVDVSIDGAAVTVKGPKGTLTHNVASPIEVEKGDGTIEVKRPNDERISKSLHGLTRTLVANMVTGVTEGYEKKLEIVGTGYRVALKEAGLEFALGFSHPVFVTAPEGIAFAVESPTKFSVAGIDKQQVGEVAANIRKIRKPEPYKGKGVRYAGEVVRRKAGKTGKK; encoded by the coding sequence ATGTCTCGCATTGGAAAGATTCCCGTTCCGGTTCCCGCCGGAGTGGACGTCTCGATCGACGGTGCCGCGGTCACCGTGAAGGGCCCCAAGGGCACCCTCACGCACAACGTGGCATCCCCGATCGAAGTGGAGAAGGGCGACGGCACCATTGAGGTGAAGCGTCCCAACGACGAGCGCATCAGCAAGTCGCTGCACGGCCTGACGCGCACGCTTGTGGCCAACATGGTCACCGGTGTGACGGAGGGTTACGAGAAGAAGCTTGAGATCGTCGGCACGGGTTACCGCGTCGCGCTCAAGGAGGCGGGCCTCGAGTTCGCCCTCGGCTTCTCACACCCCGTGTTCGTGACGGCACCTGAAGGCATCGCCTTCGCTGTCGAGTCGCCCACCAAGTTTTCGGTGGCCGGTATCGACAAGCAGCAGGTGGGTGAAGTAGCCGCCAACATTCGCAAGATTCGTAAGCCTGAGCCGTACAAGGGCAAGGGCGTCCGCTATGCAGGCGAGGTCGTTCGTCGCAAGGCCGGAAAGACGGGTAAGAAGTAA
- the rplR gene encoding 50S ribosomal protein L18 gives MGISIKGKGKAIARERRHFRLRKKISGTAARPRLVVTRSARHMVAQVVDDTLGKTIVSASTLEADLRALKGDKTAKATKVGQLVAERAKAAGVEAVVFDRGGNQYHGRVAAVADGAREGGLAL, from the coding sequence ATGGGTATCTCGATCAAGGGCAAGGGCAAGGCGATTGCGCGCGAGCGTCGTCACTTCCGTCTGCGCAAGAAGATCTCAGGGACCGCAGCCAGGCCCCGCCTTGTGGTGACGCGTTCCGCGCGCCACATGGTGGCTCAGGTCGTCGATGACACGCTGGGTAAGACCATCGTGTCGGCGTCGACCCTCGAGGCTGATCTGCGTGCACTCAAGGGTGACAAGACCGCCAAGGCAACCAAGGTGGGCCAGTTGGTCGCCGAGCGCGCGAAGGCAGCCGGTGTCGAGGCGGTCGTGTTCGACCGCGGCGGCAACCAGTACCACGGTCGCGTTGCGGCGGTGGCCGATGGCGCCCGAGAGGGCGGCCTGGCCCTGTAG
- the rpsE gene encoding 30S ribosomal protein S5, producing MADNNSGRRDNNRRGNEPDNKFIERVVTINRVSKVVKGGRRFSFTALVVVGDGEGNVGVGYGKAKEVPSAIAKGVEEAKRSFFRVPRIQGTIPHAVQGEAAAGVVFLRPASPGTGVIAGGPVRAVLECAGIHDVLTKSLGSSNAINIVHATVDALKRLEQPQAVAARRGLPVEDVAPAALLRAQAAGVK from the coding sequence ATGGCTGATAACAACAGCGGCCGCCGCGACAACAATCGTCGTGGCAATGAGCCGGACAACAAGTTCATCGAGCGCGTCGTCACGATCAACCGCGTCTCCAAGGTCGTGAAGGGTGGTCGTCGCTTTAGCTTCACCGCTCTCGTGGTCGTTGGCGACGGAGAAGGTAACGTCGGCGTCGGATACGGCAAGGCCAAGGAGGTTCCCTCGGCTATCGCAAAGGGAGTCGAAGAGGCCAAGCGTTCCTTCTTCCGCGTGCCACGCATCCAGGGCACCATTCCTCACGCCGTTCAGGGTGAGGCAGCTGCCGGTGTCGTGTTTTTGCGCCCCGCGTCGCCTGGTACCGGTGTGATCGCCGGTGGTCCGGTGCGTGCGGTGCTCGAATGCGCCGGAATCCACGACGTGCTCACCAAGTCTCTTGGCTCCTCGAACGCCATCAACATCGTCCACGCCACAGTGGATGCGTTGAAGCGTCTTGAGCAGCCCCAGGCCGTCGCGGCTCGCCGCGGACTTCCGGTCGAGGACGTGGCGCCCGCAGCTCTGTTGCGCGCTCAGGCAGCCGGGGTGAAGTAA
- the rpmD gene encoding 50S ribosomal protein L30, producing MARLKVTQKRSEIGTKPQHRETLRSLGLKRVNDIVVKEDRPEIRGMVNAVRHLVTVEEVE from the coding sequence ATGGCTCGTCTGAAGGTGACGCAGAAGCGTTCAGAAATCGGCACCAAGCCGCAGCACCGCGAGACCCTAAGGTCGCTGGGACTCAAGCGTGTCAATGACATTGTCGTGAAGGAAGACCGTCCCGAGATTCGCGGAATGGTCAATGCGGTTCGCCACTTGGTGACCGTGGAGGAGGTCGAGTAA
- the rplO gene encoding 50S ribosomal protein L15 codes for MAEEKKDAAKAPAKKPAAKAVAEKAPAKVAAKAAPAKAAAKAAADKAPADKAPATAVAEKAPAKAAAKAPAAEKAPAAKAPAAEKAPAAKAPAAEKAPAAKAKAAAEEPKVTTLKMHHLRPAPGSHKTKIRVGRGEGGRKGKTAGRGTKGTGARYQVPIAFEGGQTPLHMRIPKLRGFRSPFKVRYQVVNLDQLEALFPKGGKITKADLIAKGAVRNNLPVKVLGDGDIAVKVTLVDADAVSRSAKTKIEAAGGTVNEG; via the coding sequence ATGGCCGAGGAAAAGAAGGACGCCGCCAAGGCGCCCGCCAAGAAGCCTGCTGCCAAGGCTGTTGCTGAGAAGGCTCCCGCCAAGGTTGCTGCCAAGGCTGCTCCTGCTAAGGCTGCGGCCAAGGCTGCTGCTGACAAGGCTCCTGCTGACAAGGCTCCCGCTACGGCTGTTGCTGAGAAGGCTCCCGCCAAGGCTGCTGCGAAGGCTCCCGCTGCCGAAAAGGCACCTGCTGCGAAGGCTCCCGCTGCCGAAAAGGCACCTGCTGCGAAGGCTCCCGCTGCCGAAAAAGCACCTGCTGCGAAGGCCAAGGCCGCCGCAGAGGAGCCCAAGGTGACGACGCTGAAGATGCACCACCTGCGTCCCGCCCCTGGTTCACACAAGACCAAGATCCGTGTGGGTCGTGGTGAGGGTGGACGTAAGGGCAAGACGGCTGGTCGCGGTACCAAGGGAACCGGCGCACGCTACCAAGTGCCCATCGCGTTCGAGGGCGGTCAGACGCCCCTGCACATGCGAATCCCCAAGCTCCGCGGCTTCCGTAGCCCGTTCAAAGTTCGCTACCAGGTAGTGAACCTCGACCAGCTCGAGGCGCTCTTCCCCAAGGGCGGCAAGATCACCAAGGCAGACCTGATTGCCAAGGGTGCCGTTCGCAACAACCTGCCCGTCAAGGTGCTCGGTGATGGCGACATCGCCGTCAAGGTGACCCTTGTCGACGCCGATGCGGTTTCGCGTAGCGCGAAGACCAAGATCGAGGCGGCCGGCGGTACCGTCAACGAAGGCTAG
- the secY gene encoding preprotein translocase subunit SecY — MLAGFLSAFRTPDLRKKLLFTLGILAIYRLGVAIPTPGVKFANVQSCIDNQSSTTGGPLQILNLFSGGALLHLSVFALGIMPYITASIMVQLLRVLIPRFEALQKEGADGQAKLTQYTRYITVGFAAIQSASYVTMARNGVFFPGCNEPIIPNTSWNVISVMVLTMTAGTVLIMWLGERITERGIGNGMSLLIFTSVASSFPTAMRTIWHSSDHVRNTVVILLVVFAVIAAVVYVEQSQRRIPVQYAKRMVGRKMLGGSSTYIPLKINMAGVIPVIFASSLLQLPYVIVQFAGKNPSKFVIWIQNNLTNSAAPMHMALYILLIVFFAYFYTAITFDPTEVADNMKKYGGFVPGIRPGKPTADYLDYVLSRITAAGSVYLAIVALIPTLALTFLGLSTSIPLGATTILILVGVGLDTVKRIQAQLEQRRYEGFLR; from the coding sequence ATGCTTGCAGGCTTTTTGAGTGCATTCCGCACGCCGGACTTGCGCAAGAAGCTCTTGTTCACCCTCGGGATCCTCGCGATCTACCGCCTGGGTGTTGCTATCCCGACCCCTGGCGTCAAGTTCGCCAACGTGCAGTCGTGCATAGATAACCAGTCGAGCACGACTGGTGGTCCGTTGCAGATCCTGAATCTGTTCTCGGGCGGCGCGCTCCTGCACCTGTCGGTCTTCGCGCTGGGCATCATGCCGTACATCACTGCATCAATCATGGTGCAGCTATTGCGCGTGCTCATCCCTCGCTTCGAGGCCCTCCAGAAGGAAGGCGCTGACGGCCAGGCCAAGCTGACGCAATACACGCGTTACATCACCGTCGGGTTTGCGGCGATCCAGTCGGCTTCCTACGTCACGATGGCTCGCAACGGAGTGTTCTTCCCCGGTTGTAACGAGCCGATCATCCCCAACACTTCCTGGAACGTCATCTCCGTGATGGTCTTGACCATGACCGCGGGCACGGTCTTGATCATGTGGCTTGGTGAGCGAATCACCGAGCGCGGCATCGGCAATGGCATGTCGCTGTTGATCTTCACGTCGGTCGCGTCCTCGTTCCCGACTGCGATGAGGACCATCTGGCACAGCTCGGACCACGTGCGCAACACCGTGGTGATCCTGCTCGTCGTGTTTGCCGTGATCGCGGCAGTGGTCTACGTCGAGCAATCGCAACGGCGCATTCCCGTGCAGTATGCGAAGCGCATGGTCGGCCGCAAGATGCTTGGCGGATCGTCGACTTACATCCCGCTCAAGATCAACATGGCTGGCGTGATCCCCGTGATCTTCGCCTCGTCGCTGTTGCAGTTGCCTTACGTCATCGTCCAGTTCGCGGGTAAAAATCCCTCGAAGTTTGTGATCTGGATCCAGAACAACCTCACGAATTCTGCCGCGCCGATGCACATGGCGCTCTACATTCTCCTGATCGTCTTCTTCGCCTACTTCTACACGGCCATCACCTTCGATCCCACCGAAGTGGCCGACAACATGAAGAAGTACGGCGGATTCGTGCCAGGTATTCGCCCAGGCAAGCCCACCGCCGATTACCTCGACTACGTGCTGTCACGCATCACCGCGGCCGGTTCGGTCTACTTGGCGATCGTGGCGTTGATTCCTACGCTTGCTTTGACGTTCTTGGGACTCAGCACGTCAATCCCCTTGGGCGCCACGACGATCCTGATCCTCGTGGGTGTCGGTCTTGACACCGTGAAGCGGATTCAGGCGCAGCTGGAGCAACGCAGGTACGAAGGGTTCTTGAGGTAA
- a CDS encoding adenylate kinase: protein MRLVLVGPPGAGKGTQAARLAEEFSIPAISTGDIFRTNVKGETPLGKKAQEYMSVGALVPDEVTNAMVKDRLGHDDVAAGFLLDGYPRNPEQAVELDAMLAELGVELDTVLEITADTDEVTRRLLNRARLEGRVDDTEDVIRTRLEIYAESTAPVTAFYDSRGVLVRVDGIGDVDDVTKRIVAALDAR from the coding sequence ATGCGTCTGGTGCTTGTAGGCCCCCCCGGAGCAGGAAAGGGAACACAGGCCGCCCGGCTTGCGGAGGAGTTCTCCATTCCCGCGATCTCGACGGGGGACATCTTCCGCACCAACGTCAAGGGTGAGACGCCTCTGGGCAAGAAGGCGCAAGAGTACATGTCCGTGGGCGCCCTGGTGCCCGACGAGGTCACCAACGCCATGGTCAAGGACCGGCTGGGGCACGATGACGTTGCAGCGGGTTTCCTTCTCGACGGGTACCCTCGCAACCCAGAGCAGGCCGTCGAACTCGACGCGATGCTCGCGGAACTTGGCGTCGAACTTGATACGGTGCTCGAGATTACTGCCGACACCGATGAGGTGACAAGGCGCCTGCTCAATCGCGCTCGGCTCGAGGGCCGCGTAGACGACACGGAAGACGTCATCCGCACGCGGCTCGAGATATATGCCGAGTCGACGGCCCCCGTGACTGCGTTCTACGACAGTCGTGGCGTGCTGGTACGTGTTGACGGAATCGGCGACGTCGACGACGTGACGAAACGCATCGTCGCCGCGCTCGACGCGCGGTAA
- the map gene encoding type I methionyl aminopeptidase — MARGVEYKTRPQMRVMARAGIVVADALDAARAAAVPGATTAQVDAAAARAIAAAGATSNFLGYYGFPAVSCISINDEVVHGIPGPRVIQDGDIVSIDCGAIVEGWHGDSALSIIAGTPRGGQDTHLVERTKAALWAGIAALATARRLDEVSGAIEDVADDAKVHPLIGYVGHGIGTAMHQAPEVLNYRTRGRHPKVKPGMCLAIEPMFVIGTPESTLLDDDWTVVSADGSRAAHWEHSIAVHDDGIWVLTARDGGAAELATFGIVPVAP; from the coding sequence ATGGCTCGCGGAGTCGAGTACAAGACCAGGCCCCAGATGCGGGTCATGGCCCGCGCGGGCATCGTCGTAGCCGATGCCCTCGATGCGGCACGAGCTGCAGCGGTTCCCGGCGCAACTACGGCGCAGGTGGATGCGGCCGCGGCGAGGGCGATAGCAGCCGCCGGCGCGACCTCGAACTTCTTGGGCTACTACGGCTTCCCAGCGGTGTCCTGTATTTCGATCAACGATGAGGTCGTCCACGGCATCCCCGGTCCACGCGTCATTCAGGACGGCGACATCGTGTCGATCGACTGCGGGGCGATCGTCGAAGGATGGCACGGAGACTCGGCACTTTCGATCATCGCCGGCACTCCCCGAGGTGGCCAAGACACTCACTTGGTCGAACGCACCAAGGCGGCCCTGTGGGCGGGGATTGCGGCGCTTGCGACCGCTCGGCGTCTCGACGAGGTGTCTGGCGCAATTGAGGACGTTGCCGACGACGCGAAGGTGCACCCGCTCATCGGCTACGTGGGTCACGGGATCGGCACGGCGATGCATCAGGCGCCCGAGGTCCTCAACTACCGAACGCGCGGACGTCACCCCAAGGTGAAGCCAGGAATGTGTCTCGCGATTGAGCCGATGTTTGTCATCGGCACCCCTGAGTCGACCCTGCTTGACGACGACTGGACGGTGGTCTCTGCCGATGGCTCGCGAGCGGCTCACTGGGAGCATTCCATTGCGGTTCACGACGACGGGATCTGGGTGTTGACGGCTCGCGACGGCGGTGCGGCGGAGCTCGCAACTTTCGGCATCGTGCCCGTCGCGCCCTAG